The Streptomyces laurentii region CAACGAGGAGTTCCGGGTCATCCTGGAGCTGCTGCGCGACACCGGCCTGGACTGGTCGACGATCGCCGACGGCATCCGCGGCGTGACGGAGGAGACCACCACCGGTGTCCACCGCCTCTACGAGATGCACCGCGACGGCGCGCTCCTCTTCCCCGCGATCAACGTGAACGACGCCGTGACGAAGTCGAAGTTCGACAACAAGTACGGCTGCCGGCACTCCCTCGTGGACGGCATCAACCGCGCCACCGACGTCCTCATCGGCGGCAAGACGGCCGTGATCTGCGGTTACGGCGACGTCGGCAAGGGCAGCGCCGAGTCGCTGCGCGGCCAGGGCGCCCGCGTGATCGTCACCGAGATCGACCCGATCTGCGCGCTCCAGGCCGCCATGGACGGCTTCCAGGTCGCCACCCTGGACGACGTCGTCGAGACCGCCGACATCTTCGTCACCACCACGGGCAACAAGGACATCATCATGGCGTCCGACATCGCCCGGATGAAGCACCAGGCGATCGTCGGCAACATCGGCCACTTCGACAACGAGATCGACATGGCCGGGCTCGCCAAGATCGACGGGATCGTCAAGGACGAGGTCAAGCCGCAGGTCCACACCTGGACCTTCCCGGACGGCAAGGTCGTCATCGTGCTGTCCGAGGGCCGGCTCCTGAACCTCGGCAACGCCACCGGCCACCCCTCCTTCGTGATGTCGAACTCGTTCGCGGACCAGACCCTGGCCCAGATCGAACTCTTCACGAAGACCGCGGAGTACCCGGTCGGCGTCTACACGCTGCCCAAGCACCTGGACGAGAAGGTCGCCCGCCTCCACCTCGACGCCCTCGGGGTCCGGCTGACCACACTGCGCCCGGAGCAGGCCGCGTACATCGGTGTCCCGGTCGAGGGTCCGTACAAGCCGGACCACTACCGCTACTGAGGCGCCATGCCCAGCGACTGTATCGACGGCGCCGCCGACCACCACGTCCTGGTGGACCCGGTCGTCACCGGAGTGTCCGATGACGACGAGGGCGGCGCGCGTGACCGCGACCGTGACCCGTGGCTCCCGGACCGTCTGCTGAAGACGGAACGCGACCTGCTGATGCCGCTGCTGCGCCGTACGCCCGAGGGGGCGTACGCCAACCGCACCGCCTGCCCCGGCTGGACCGCCCGGCAGGTGCTCGCCCACTGCGCGGCGGCGCTCGTCCGGATCGTCGAGGACCGGCTGGAGGAGGGCGTGTTCCTGCCCGACGCCAACGCCTCCGACGTGGCCGAACGCGAGGACTGGCCGCTCGGCCGGATCCTCGACGAACTGGAACGCGGCATGACCGAGGCGGGCCCGGTCATCGCCGAACGCGAGGACGGCCGGCTCGACGCGGTCGCCCTCGGCGAGTGGGTGCACGCCGGGGACGTCCGGGAGGCGTTCGGCGCCCCCGGCGCGTACTGCGGCGACGCGCTCGACCTCGCTCTGCCGCTGCTCTCGGTGACGAGCCGCAAGCGGGAGACCCCGCGGCTGGTCGGCGTGCTCGCCGGCCGGCCGGGCGAGGTGGCCCTCGGCAACTCCATCGAGGGCCGCGCCCCGGCCCGCTTCAACGGGGACGCCGCCACGCTGATCCGGATCTACTCGGGCCGGCCGCTGGTGCGCACCCGCTACGAGCTGACCGGCGCGACGGAGCAGGAACTCCTCATCTACCGCTGACCGGCGGGCATCGCCGGTACGTGGTGCGCGGTGCGCGGCGGGCCTGATCGCCGTGCGCCGCGGGCGAGTCGCGTACGGCGGGCGCTGTGCGCCGTGTGCGGTGCGGCGAGTCTCGCCTGCCGCGGGTGGTACGGCGGCTCCGTTCGCCGTGTACGGCGAGTGCCGCTCGCCATGGGTTGTCCGGCGAGTGCTGCTTCCGCTCGCCGTGAGTCGTACGGCGCGTTCTGTGCGCCGTACGCCGAGTGCCGGGCGCGCGTCG contains the following coding sequences:
- a CDS encoding adenosylhomocysteinase (Adenosylhomocysteinase; Provisional;~NAD+ binding site [chemical binding];~S-adenosyl-L-homocysteine hydrolase (AdoHycase) catalyzes the hydrolysis of S-adenosyl-L-homocysteine (AdoHyc) to form adenosine (Ado) and homocysteine (Hcy). The equilibrium lies far onthe side of AdoHyc synthesis, but in nature the removal of Ado and...; cd00401;~adenosylhomocysteinase [Amycolatopsis mediterranei U32];~identified by MetaGeneAnnotator; putative;~oligomerization interface [polypeptide binding]), with translation MSDTAFTDYKVADISLAAFGRKEITLAEHEMPGLMAIRREYAAAQPLAGARITGSLHMTVQTAVLIETLVALGAEVRWVSCNIYSTQDHAAAAIAAAGIPVFAWKGETLEEYWWCTEQALTWPNTPTGGPNTILDDGGDATLLVHKGVEYQKAGAVPDPSTADNEEFRVILELLRDTGLDWSTIADGIRGVTEETTTGVHRLYEMHRDGALLFPAINVNDAVTKSKFDNKYGCRHSLVDGINRATDVLIGGKTAVICGYGDVGKGSAESLRGQGARVIVTEIDPICALQAAMDGFQVATLDDVVETADIFVTTTGNKDIIMASDIARMKHQAIVGNIGHFDNEIDMAGLAKIDGIVKDEVKPQVHTWTFPDGKVVIVLSEGRLLNLGNATGHPSFVMSNSFADQTLAQIELFTKTAEYPVGVYTLPKHLDEKVARLHLDALGVRLTTLRPEQAAYIGVPVEGPYKPDHYRY
- a CDS encoding hypothetical protein (identified by MetaGeneAnnotator; putative;~sequence version:1), whose translation is MPSDCIDGAADHHVLVDPVVTGVSDDDEGGARDRDRDPWLPDRLLKTERDLLMPLLRRTPEGAYANRTACPGWTARQVLAHCAAALVRIVEDRLEEGVFLPDANASDVAEREDWPLGRILDELERGMTEAGPVIAEREDGRLDAVALGEWVHAGDVREAFGAPGAYCGDALDLALPLLSVTSRKRETPRLVGVLAGRPGEVALGNSIEGRAPARFNGDAATLIRIYSGRPLVRTRYELTGATEQELLIYR